The following proteins are co-located in the Mycolicibacterium goodii genome:
- a CDS encoding ABC transporter permease, protein MAADQGLRERARLAFLLTPPLAWLVIAYLGSLAVLLVSALWQTNEFTGAVVRVFTLHNIERVLTDEVFRTATLRTLGVALTVTVICAVLAVPIALYMAKIAAPRARLLLVIAVTTPLWASYLVKAYAWRMLLSPEGPLSWATGFTPGYGITATVITLTYLWLPYMVIPVYAAFERIPDALVDASADLGASDFATIRLVLAPLIFPGIAAGSIFTFSLSLGDYIAVTIVGGKTQMLGNIIYGQLVTANNQPLAAALSIIPLAAIVAYLLAMRRTGALENV, encoded by the coding sequence GTGGCAGCAGATCAAGGGTTGAGAGAACGGGCACGGCTGGCGTTTCTGCTCACCCCGCCGCTGGCCTGGCTGGTCATCGCCTACCTGGGATCGCTTGCGGTCCTTCTCGTTTCCGCCCTCTGGCAGACCAACGAGTTCACCGGCGCGGTGGTGCGGGTTTTCACGCTGCACAACATCGAACGGGTGCTCACCGACGAGGTGTTCCGCACCGCGACACTGCGCACGCTCGGCGTCGCGCTGACCGTCACCGTCATCTGCGCGGTGCTCGCGGTGCCCATCGCGCTGTACATGGCAAAGATCGCCGCACCACGCGCCCGCCTCCTTCTGGTGATCGCGGTGACCACGCCGCTGTGGGCCAGTTACCTGGTCAAGGCGTACGCGTGGCGCATGCTGTTGTCACCGGAGGGCCCGTTGTCGTGGGCGACGGGTTTCACCCCCGGCTACGGCATCACCGCCACCGTGATCACGTTGACCTACCTGTGGTTGCCGTACATGGTGATCCCGGTGTACGCCGCGTTCGAACGCATCCCCGACGCACTGGTCGACGCCAGTGCGGACCTCGGCGCGTCGGATTTCGCGACCATCCGACTGGTGCTGGCGCCGTTGATCTTCCCCGGCATCGCCGCGGGGTCGATCTTCACGTTCTCGCTGTCGCTGGGTGACTACATCGCCGTGACGATCGTCGGAGGGAAGACGCAGATGCTGGGCAACATCATCTACGGCCAGCTCGTGACCGCCAACAACCAGCCGCTGGCCGCGGCACTGTCGATCATCCCGCTCGCGGCGATCGTCGCCTATCTGCTGGCGATGCGCCGCACCGGCGCCCTGGAGAACGTGTGA
- a CDS encoding ABC transporter substrate-binding protein: MKTLAIRDVVRTGFVLAACATLIAACSGSQTESGAGEGGSPPKMEPLSAVGDGEGQLNLIAWAGYAEDGSNDPAVDWVTPFEQQTGCQVNVKIGNTSDEMVQLMRSGQYDGVSASGDATLRLIYAGDVAPVNTDLVPNYATVSDFLKDQPWNSVDGQMYGVPHGWGANLLMYNVNVVRDAPNSWAAVFDDAAKYKGKVTAYDSPIYIADAALYLSKTKPELGIEDPYSLTAEQLDAATELLKAQRENIGEYWSDYTKEVQAFESGTSVIGTTWQVIANTIGADNKVQVNTVLPKEGSTGWSDTWMLSSKAAHPNCMYKWMNWIISPETNAQVAEYFGEAPAQTKACEHTTQKDFCDIYHATDAEFAAKIHYWTTPQTKCVDGSGEDCTAYSEWVDKWQQIKG; the protein is encoded by the coding sequence ATGAAAACTCTCGCCATCCGCGATGTTGTCCGTACCGGGTTCGTCCTCGCCGCGTGCGCTACGCTCATCGCCGCCTGCTCGGGTTCACAAACCGAGAGCGGCGCAGGCGAGGGCGGGTCGCCACCGAAGATGGAACCGCTGAGCGCCGTGGGTGACGGCGAAGGCCAGCTGAACCTGATCGCATGGGCCGGCTACGCCGAGGACGGCTCGAACGACCCGGCCGTCGACTGGGTGACCCCGTTCGAGCAGCAGACCGGATGCCAGGTCAACGTCAAGATCGGCAACACCTCCGACGAGATGGTGCAGCTGATGAGAAGCGGCCAGTACGACGGGGTTTCGGCATCCGGCGACGCCACGCTTCGGCTCATCTACGCCGGTGACGTCGCACCGGTGAACACCGACCTGGTGCCCAACTACGCGACGGTCTCCGACTTCCTGAAGGATCAGCCGTGGAACTCCGTCGACGGCCAGATGTACGGGGTCCCGCACGGCTGGGGCGCCAACCTGCTGATGTACAACGTCAACGTCGTTCGTGACGCCCCGAATTCGTGGGCCGCGGTGTTCGACGACGCCGCGAAGTACAAGGGCAAGGTGACCGCGTACGACTCCCCCATCTACATCGCCGATGCGGCGCTGTATCTGTCGAAGACCAAGCCCGAACTCGGCATCGAGGACCCGTACTCGCTGACGGCCGAACAACTCGACGCCGCAACCGAACTGCTCAAGGCGCAACGCGAGAACATCGGCGAGTACTGGTCGGACTACACCAAGGAGGTGCAGGCCTTCGAATCGGGCACCTCGGTGATCGGCACCACCTGGCAGGTGATCGCCAACACCATCGGCGCCGACAACAAGGTGCAGGTCAACACCGTGCTACCCAAGGAGGGTTCGACCGGCTGGTCGGACACCTGGATGCTGTCGTCGAAGGCCGCCCATCCGAACTGCATGTACAAGTGGATGAACTGGATCATCTCGCCGGAGACCAACGCACAGGTGGCCGAGTACTTCGGTGAGGCTCCCGCCCAGACCAAGGCCTGCGAGCACACCACCCAGAAGGACTTCTGCGACATCTACCACGCGACCGACGCCGAGTTCGCCGCCAAGATCCACTACTGGACCACACCGCAGACCAAATGCGTCGACGGCAGCGGTGAGGACTGCACGGCCTACAGCGAGTGGGTCGACAAGTGGCAGCAGATCAAGGGTTGA
- a CDS encoding ABC transporter ATP-binding protein — protein MPSGRDRETAGAPLASGTTATVDAAPRIELIGVRKVFGDDRREVVAVEHADLTVADGDLFAILGPSGSGKTTVLRMIAGFETPTSGTIRLGGADVTGVPARHRDVNTVFQEYALFPHMTVAQNVEYGLRVRGVPKAERRRRAADALDMVRLTDQARRRPMQLSGGQRQRVALARALVGRPRVLLLDEPLGALDLKLREQMQIELKAIQREVGITFVIVTHDQDEALTLCDRLAVFNDGRIEQVGAAREVYEHPANRFVADFVGTSNVLDGDAAEAVFGRSGTLAVRPERIAVAPAGTEPATGHRAVAATVTEIIYAGPLTRIAATTAGGVAVNASVLTTSSSLPQDISHGSPITLMWPESAVHHLTD, from the coding sequence ATGCCTTCGGGGAGGGACCGAGAAACAGCAGGCGCACCACTGGCCTCAGGCACCACCGCCACGGTGGACGCGGCACCCCGCATCGAACTCATCGGTGTCCGCAAGGTGTTCGGCGATGACCGCCGGGAGGTGGTGGCCGTCGAGCACGCCGACCTGACGGTCGCCGACGGTGACCTGTTCGCGATCCTCGGACCCTCCGGGTCGGGCAAGACCACGGTGCTGCGCATGATCGCGGGATTCGAGACCCCCACCTCGGGCACCATCCGGCTCGGCGGTGCCGATGTCACAGGGGTGCCGGCACGGCACCGTGACGTCAACACCGTCTTCCAGGAGTACGCGTTGTTCCCGCACATGACCGTCGCGCAGAACGTCGAGTACGGGCTGCGGGTGCGCGGCGTTCCGAAGGCCGAGCGCCGCAGGCGCGCGGCCGACGCGCTGGACATGGTGCGGTTGACCGATCAGGCGCGCCGCAGGCCCATGCAACTGTCGGGTGGCCAGCGGCAGCGCGTCGCGCTGGCACGTGCGCTCGTGGGGCGCCCGCGCGTCCTGCTGCTCGACGAACCCCTCGGCGCGCTCGACCTCAAGTTGCGCGAGCAGATGCAGATCGAACTCAAGGCGATCCAGCGCGAGGTGGGGATCACCTTCGTCATCGTCACCCACGACCAGGACGAGGCCCTCACCCTGTGCGACCGTCTCGCGGTCTTCAACGACGGGCGCATCGAGCAGGTGGGCGCGGCCCGTGAGGTCTACGAGCACCCGGCCAACCGCTTCGTCGCCGACTTCGTCGGCACCTCCAACGTGCTCGACGGCGACGCCGCCGAAGCGGTGTTCGGCCGATCCGGCACGCTTGCGGTGCGGCCCGAACGCATCGCCGTCGCCCCCGCGGGAACCGAACCGGCCACCGGACACCGCGCCGTCGCGGCGACCGTCACCGAGATCATCTATGCGGGCCCGCTCACCCGCATCGCCGCAACCACAGCGGGTGGAGTCGCCGTCAACGCCAGCGTGCTGACCACGAGTTCGTCTCTGCCGCAAGATATCTCCCACGGTTCTCCGATCACTCTGATGTGGCCGGAGTCCGCCGTCCACCACCTCACCGACTGA